Sequence from the Helianthus annuus cultivar XRQ/B chromosome 13, HanXRQr2.0-SUNRISE, whole genome shotgun sequence genome:
GATTGTGACTGCCCCCAGACAAGATGTCCCTAATTTCACCTTCTTCAACATCCTCCATGTCTATCGGACTTTCCTCTTCCTCCGACTCAGACTCTAGTTCAGAATCGCTGGAATCCATCAAAGAGTCACTATCACAATTGAATGAACACTGTTCACAGGATTCCACCACCCGGGCCGTGATTGTCTTCTCATTCCACTTTAGAACCACCACCTCATCGATTTTTGATATGGAGGGAGTAGCAATCATAACCGATCCATTAGAGTTATCCTCGTTCTGCCAAGAAAATGTTGATTTTTGAACCACCTCGCCAAACTGACTGCCAATCTTATCAAACAGTAAACCATCCCGGATAATAAACGGCACACCAAGAATGTACAAATTAACCAGACGAACAGACGGGATATCCTCTCCATTCCATAAGAAAAACTTAGAAAAAATCTTCTGAAAAAAAACCGAGTGTTTACCTAGTAAATCCTTAGCACTCGTCTTATCATTGCACGTAATCATGAACATCACTCCCCCAATATACGACAGACCAGCTTCAGCCAACCCATCAGCAGACAATGCTCTTCTAATATTACTGATAGGTTGCATCGCCTTCACATAGCCAATAATAGACCTCTTGATGCAATACAACGGATAAAGGGATCCTTTACCATCCACCATGACGACCTTTGCCTCATGAATTTTCCCCTGGGTGTTACCTCTAACCCGGTCAGCATATGATGTCCCATTTTGAACAAATGCAGGCCCAGCAAAAGTCGGACCCGGAGGGTGAGACTTCATGGATGGATTCCCTTGAACATTAGTTCCACcagtattattattgttagtGTTGGTATACTCTTTTGGACGCCATTCACTCCGACCATAACTATCTGGGGAATAGTTGAACTTATTATGGTCTTTATCATACTTTGCTAGTGACACCATGGCTTTCATTCCAAACATTTTCacagtattcatcgacgataggGTCTCCTTCATATGTTCTACCCCCACATACCTGACAAATCCAAAACACCTCCCCCGAGTATCCCTTTTCCGCGCCACGTAGACATCCGAGATAAATCCATATTGCTGGAATGCCCTCCATAAGATGTTCCTGTTAACTTTATCCGACAGGTTTTGAATCAGAAAGGTCCACTCAACACCGTCACCTTTACTTTTTCTGTTTCTCCGGTATTGAACATTATTCCAAGGGCCACCATCTTCAAGCTCTCCTTGTCTACCATTCATCATTGCCTTTTAGATTACCACAGAGCAACCGAAGTGGCGAATGGATTATGCATAAACCCGATTAAGGAGAACGGTTAGATCTAGATGAACACAAAGATTCGATCGATTAAACCCCGCACACTAACCAGGTTTAGGCAATCATCGTCGAGCACACTAAGCGTTATCCGGGCGGCGAGAAGCCCCTTTTGACAATTTTAAAGTACCATTTGTTAACTAGAATTCAGTCTTTCATTTTTTTAACGGCGAAAACTTCTATATAGTCTAGCAAGAAACTGAGAAGACATGCAAAAACATCAACCGGACAAAACAAAGGTAATTACAACATAGCAACAACATCAAAATCAGACCGATTCACCCAAGAAGAAGCTCGGATCTTTGATCTGTTGCACACCCACAAATACGCGTCTTCCTTTAAAAGTTCCACCGTCTTCTTGACCGGAACAAACTTATCTTTGAAAATCTTCTCATATCTAGCAAGCCATATTCTCCAAACGGTCGCAATGTCTATCATGTGAACAAGATTCTTCCATCTCTTGGAACCTGGACTCGAGGAGATCACCTCAAAAATGCTGGCGAGAGTATTCACGGAATTAGGCACTTGAATCCTAACCCATACGAACACCTACCACCAAATACTTATAGCAAAAAGGCACAAAGCGAAGACATAATCCTTAGTTTCTGCCATATAGCGGCATCTCCCACAGTTCAAGTCGGTAACTTAACTGGAACACCTCAGATTTAACTTAGTGTACTTTTTTACTACATaataaaaagggtaaattactttttgagtctctgtgttttataggttttaactagttgagtccaaaagcaaaaagtttaacgacctgagtccccatatgcattttctttaaccatttgagtccaaatttctaactccaTCCACCAAGTTTGTTAACTACAAGGGTAATTTtgttttaatattatataaaattaaattatatatataataccaCCTACctgtacacacacacacacactctcactTCTCTTTCTCACTCTTACCATCTTACCACCACCGCACCGTCACCACCCTCCCCAGTCCCCACAACACATCCACCACCCTCTCCAACTCAAGACGGCGGCTGGGTATCGCAAATCCGGTGCTGGGTATTAAAGACGACAGCTGGGTATTACAAATCCAGACGGCGGGGATTGTCAGGATAGGTATtgccaccaccactgccacctacCCACTCTTCACCCGCATCCGCCTGGCCACCAAACAAGGCGTCCCCGTCATCCACAAAATGATCCACCAAATGGCAGTTTAAAGTTACCCCCCTTTTCACAACCCTCAACGTCGGACACCAAATGCACCCACTTCCCCCATACCCACCTTCTGATCATCATCAAAATCACAAATTTTTACCTAAATAACTCGATCAGCACCCCTAACCCACAAAAACAAGAATGATTTAAAGTTACCCCTTTTCACAACCCTAACTAACTTTCACTCTTACTTATACATGCCTGATGTTAGCCCTCCTAATTTTTACACAAAATTAATGGATTCATGATATGTTTGTGatgagatccatgtggattccgGCTTTTTACCAGCACGAGCCAATGTCTGGAATTATTAGAACAACTTCGAGatcagagagtgagaaccattttgtaggtcccgaaatcggaggatcgataacAACCTAATCCTTGTTTATGACAAACAATGTTACGGGTGCGAAATCCCCGTAACTATGCCAAATCAAACACAGTTATGCAAGAACACGGTTTAACCAATGAAATACAATCTATTGATTAAACGGGATGAGAACCAGATCAAACTGATACACACACACAATTTGACAGAGTAACTCTAAGGGTATTCTCTTATCTCAGACTTCTAAAGTGAGACAGAAAGTGCTTATATATAGCAGCCGGGCCAGTGTTCGACGAAACACAAGGTGGGTCGACGAAACAGAACTGGGCCATAACACTAGGCCATGAGAAGCCCATCAGACGACGAAACAAGTTTGTTTCGTCGCTGACCATGACGAAACAGAATTAAATGACCAAGGCCTGTTTCGTCGTTATATCTTCGACGAAACAGCCTGTTTCGTCGAAGGCTGCAATATGTGATCTGTTTGATGCAAACTGACAGTTGCAGCAaaccacaaacaaacacaaacaaaatgACAGAAATACCCTTGTATGCAACATCCAATGTTCAGAGACCATTACATAACAAAAGGAGACAAACAAgtcggacacaagcggataggaggatatccgacttggtcgacggcaaatacagactcgataaacgataaaagaccgtacaaaatacatcgTAATTACAAGACAAGTGACAGACacaaaagtgcatcaacaaactccccttgtCTGTTACTCGTCTTCGGTCTTCGAATCTTCTTTCTTCAATGTCGTTCGGACCACGAACTGCCCGCATGGATTCCCCGGTAATAGCAGAAATAAGCGACGCGCTGAAATTTCAACGCTTGTTGCGCGTCCTTGTCTTCGTAGAAGATGTCGTGCCTATACAACTTTTCAATGTCTGATGCGAACATGTTAACGATCCACATCGGATCCAACATCCTGAAATTTTCACGATCGCCATTAAAAACGATCACAGCCTCGTGTGTGTCGGAGTCATAACACCATAACCTCATTTCTCCAAGAAAATCTTGCTTCATCGGCATCAAGGGTATCTTATCCACCACTTTCGCTGGCTCATAAACAAGCTTGTATCTGCCAGTGTTAGTTGCCGGATCAAGAGTAAACTTGATTTGTTGATAAATGAGGAACTGAGGCTTGTATGACTTGTCTTTCCAGCAAGACTTCTTGTTCATCTTTATCAGTCGTGCGAATAAGGTTGCACCTTCAAAGTTTGAGCGATTTATGAGCTCAATCTTTGTCAGTGCTGCCACATCGTAAAACGGCAAAGATAGAATGCTCAGCAACGACCGAAAGTATTGTATACCAAACTCCCGTTTGATGGCGACGCAATGTATTTCTTTCACAAACATCCAGCAGAGAATTCGCCCACTCGGCTTCGCTTTCTCGGGCCGTAAGTAATCAACTTGAGCAGCCTCTGGTACCGGCTTGGAAACCTTCGACAAGAACCGTTGGCGCCACGCGGAGAACGCATCTGTGGCATTTTCTGATGAATCACGGTTCTTCAAATGCTCATCAATGTCTTCCACATTTTTCTTTAGCCAATCGTCATCAAAATGGGCGAATTCAGTCCCATCTTGTCTAACATATGAAGACTTCTTCTCATTTCCCTCAAAGACTATTTCTTCAATGTTTCCAACATCAGTAAATTCCGGCTCACTAGGCATCTTTTCAATCTCATCGTCATCAATATCTCTCATTGCGTTTAGAGTAATCAACAGCTGATGTGAGAGATCCTCAACAATTTCGCCTTCTTCAAGAAATTCGCCAGTAATTGGATGAATAACCTGTAATGCCAGATAAGCTGAGCTAGGAACAGAAGATATACCGGTCAAAGCTTCAAGCAGTTGTTCTTCAGCAACTGTTCCACTGGAGGTTCCTTGAGAAGATCCGATCACTGATGGTTGAAAGACAACGATTGCAGAAGATGTAGCGGCGGGTGGCTGCTGTGATGTAGCAGAACTCCTTTAAGATCTTCAGCTAACTTTTGAAGTACAGAACTCCTTCTCTCCCTCTCTGCGTCTGCAGCTTTCAAGCGTACATTTTTAGCTTTAAGTAGATCAATCTCAGCTTGTTGGCGTTGTATTATGGCTTGTTGTTCACCAACAGTGGACTTCAACTGATCTATGTCCACCTGATGACTGATCTGATCATTTTTCGTGATCTTAATGAAATCAATCTGTCTCTGAATACACCACATGAGTTTCTTGAATTGGTTCTTGAGGATCAGATTGCCGAGCTGGAGTTCTCATGTATTTTCTagatttcttcttcttctgatgttcagctgctttctcagctttccttttctttgaACGTTCCGCTTCAGAATCAGAAGGAACGTATTCTGGATCATCTTCCTGCCGGATCTTTCTGAATCTTTTAACACCACGTTCATCGAGATACATTTCGTATCCAGGCTCGAGTAGATAATCATCACCAGAATCAGAATCGGCCTCGTCATCGCCACCTGCCGATACACCACCTGCTGATGTACCACCCGCTAATGTACCACCTGCTGATGTACCACCAGTTGTACcaacactagatgcaccaacggCACCTGTATCGCCACCATCATCACCTTCATCATCACTCTCCGACATGTCTGAATCAACTGGATCTGGACCAAACTTTTCactcatttttcttttcaactcCGGCTCTTCGTCATCGGATTGACTGTCATCGAGACGCCACTTATCATTATCAGGAGCAACGTAGGCAGTATTTCCTAGCGCACCGATCAACTTTCTTGGAGGATCACTTTCTTTGTATCTTTTGTGTGCAAGATTCTTGATTATCCTCAAGGAATTGAAGTTCATTGCCTCTATCTTCAGAATGTCATTGTCGGCTTTAGGAAGACCACAATGTTGAACATTCATAATCATTTGAAGAAACCGCGAATACATCCAGAACTTGTTCCCGGTTATTCTGCTTCCAATTCTAGTCATGTTTTCCTTCATATTGCCG
This genomic interval carries:
- the LOC110902018 gene encoding uncharacterized protein LOC110902018, which produces MNGRQGELEDGGPWNNVQYRRNRKSKGDGVEWTFLIQNLSDKVNRNILWRAFQQYGFISDVYVARKRDTRGRCFGFVRYVGVEHMKETLSSMNTVKMFGMKAMVSLAKYDKDHNKFNYSPDSYGRSEWRPKEYTNTNNNNTGGTNVQGNPSMKSHPPGPTFAGPAFVQNGTSYADRVRGNTQGKIHEAKVVMVDGKGSLYPLYCIKRSIIGYVKAMQPISNIRRALSADGLAEAGLSYIGGVMFMITCNDKTSAKDLLGKHSVFFQKIFSKFFLWNGEDIPSVRLVNLYILGVPFIIRDGLLFDKIGSQFGEVVQKSTFSWQNEDNSNGSVMIATPSISKIDEVVVLKWNEKTITARVVESCEQCSFNCDSDSLMDSSDSELESESEEEESPIDMEDVEEGEIRDILSGGSHNQINDDQPVAGESELPAGGNET